Sequence from the Streptosporangium brasiliense genome:
GTACTGAGCCTGGCCGTTCGGGCCCATGATCCGGTCGTAGCCGCCGATGCCGTGGTTGTCCTCGGCCGACACCCCGCCGGAGAAGTCGAGCGACTGCTTGCCCGTCAGCACCATCGCGGAGTCGGGTGTCATCACCAGGATGCCCTTGGTGTGCATGAGCATCGTGGCCTCGGCGTTCCAGTACGGCTGGGCGCCGACGTTGATGCCCGCGACCACGACGTTGATCTCGCCGCCGTCCTGGGTGAAGTTCACGATCCGCTTCAGCGCGGCCGCCACCCAGTCCATGTTCTCGGTGCCGGACGACATCGAGATCCGGGCGCCCGCGGAGAGCGCGAACCACTCCAGCGGCACCCGCATCCGCTCGGCCAGGTCGAGCGCGGCGATCACCCGCGCGCACTCGGGCTCGGACAGCGCGCCGAGCGCCTTCGTCGGGTCGCCCAGCAGCACGACGCGGGTCATGCCCTCCGGGTGGCGCGGCGTGGGCGTGCTGACGACACCCGCGACGAGCGCGGCGGTGTTGCGCCCCTTGGGCCGGTCCACCGGCACCAGGTTCGAGTGCTCGTCCAGGTCGTACTCGGTGAACGAGCCGGACGGTCCGGCGAGCATGCCGGTCAGCTCGTACGGGTGGTGCGTGCCGCGGCTGTGCGCGCGCAGCACGTCCTGGCGGTAGTCGTCCAGCGGCTCGATGGGCTCGGTCGGCGGCGGCCCGACGGACAGTTGCACGCCCGAACTCATGTCATAGCCGATCCGGACGGCGATGTCGACGAGCTCACCGGTGGCGCTGTCGCGGCGCCTGCCGAGGAACAGCACCTCCTCCAGGCCCGCACCCGCCGTCGTCGGCAACACGCGCCTGGCCACGGTGTTCAGGTCGTCCGGTGAGAGGTCGGTCGGCGGCCACACGTAGATGACGATCCGGTTCGTGGCGGACGTCTTCGCGCCGGGCTTCTTGGCCCGGCGGATCGCGTCGAGGCACGTGGCCAGGATGTCCTCGGCCGCGGGCAGCGCGACGAGCCTGCCCTCGTCGTCACGCAACGGGGTCAGGTCGCGGACCTGCCCCAGGGCGACCAGGCGCTCGTCGGACGGGTTCTGCCGTGCCGCGGCCCGGAAGAGGTAGACCTCCTCGTCGGGCGAGGGCAGCCGGGTGAGGTCGAAGTCGCGCAGCCGCTCCAGCTGCATGCGCTCGGCGATGCGCGGGTGCAGACCGCGCAGCAGCCGCTCCTCCACGAAGCCGTCCGCGGACGGCCGGAAGGTGAAGTGGTGGTGCATCACGGCGCCGCTGTTGCCCGCGACGGTCGTGGTGATGCGGTCGATCCGGTCCGACGGCTGCTGCGCGGCCAGGACCTCGCGCAGGCGCGCGGCCATCTCGTCGGGGTCGCTCGGACCGTCCGACCAGGTCAGGTAGAGGTCCGCCACCAGCGCGCCGTCACCGGCGAACTCGTCGACCGCCTTGACCGCCTGGGCCAGCGCCAGGAAGTCGACCGCGGTGGTCACGACGCGGCCTCCGCCGGCCGCGGTGAGGTGGTCGGCGACGACGAACGTGCAGCCCACCGCCTTGCTCACCCGGATGTCGCTGAGCGCGCGGTTGCCGTAGTAGCGGCGGCTCAGCACCTCCAGCAGCGGCACGGGGTCCGTGCCCTCGCGGCCGATCCGCCGGCCGACCAGCCGGACGAGCGGCTCGGGACTGGCGACCATCGCGGAGATCCGCTCGGCCCGGTCGGGCGCGTCCGGATGGTGGTCGAGGTGGCGCAGGTGCTTGCGCACGGCCGTGTAGACCTTGGCGCGGGTGCGGCGCAGCAGCGGTTGGGCGAACCAGGCGAACACGACGCCGCGCGCCAGGTCCGCGACGGCCGGGAACCGGACCTGGGTGGCGGCGACCAGGTGCTCCAGCGCCAGGCCGACGGTGACGCGGTCCGCCTCGGCGGGCGGGGCCTCGTTCACCCACTGGCGCAGCAGGGCCGTCACCACGGCGACGTCGGCGGCGGCGCGCTGCTGGGCCAGGAAGATCCGGAAGACCGCGTCCTCCAGCTCCGGCGTGCGGTCCAGGCCCTCGACGCCGTAGCGGGACAGCACCTGCGTGAGCCGCTGCTGGAAGCTGTCCGACAGCCCGGACCGGTCCGAATCGAGGTACCGCAGGTAGGTGTGGAAGTATTCGCGGGGGCTGTGCACCGAGGAGGCGGACTTCGACTCCTCGCCGGCGGGCCGGTTGCGGCTCAGTTCGCTCAGGTCGGCGAACAGGCGCAGCAGCTCGACCTCACCGGCCAGCTCGTGTCCGCCCTCCGCGACGAGCTCGGCGCGCGCGGCCAGATAGTCGGCGAGCAGGCGCTTGTCGTCCCGGGGGTCGATGTCGAAGCCCAGCAGCAGGCTGCGCAGGTCCTGCAGAGCGCGCGCGGCCCGCTCGGCGGCGGGCACGTCCACCGGCTCGGAGGGCAGGTCCAGCTCGGCTTCCTTCGCCGCGGCCGCGGGGTCGGCCGCCTCGTCGCCGTCACCCAGCGGCTCCAGGCGGAGCAGGCGGGCGCCCGCCTCCACCTGGCTGCCGAGCGACACCGCGAGCTCCCGCACGCGGCCGCGGAACGGCGCGCGCAGCACGGTCTCCATCTTCATGCTCTCGACCACGAGCAGCGGCGCGCCGGCCTCGACCTCGTCGCCCACCTGCAGCGGTGTGGCCACCACGAGCGCGGGCACGGGCGAGCGCACGATGCCGCCCTCGTCGCGGCTGATCCGGTGCGTGACGCCGTCGACCTCGACCAGGTGGATCGGGCCGTGAGTGCTCGTGACGACTTTGAATCGGACGCCGTTCACGGTGATCTGGCCGCTGTGCTCGTCGAAGCGCTCGATGCCGACGTCGGCCGCGTGCTCGGGGCCGCCCGCCGAGATGCCGATGCGGAACCGGTGGCCACCGATGCGGGCGACCTGGACGCGGTAGCCGACGTCGCGGAGCTTGAGCTCCAGCGCGCGGCCGCTGTCGTGCTGCGACTGCGGACGGCCGCCGTGCGCGGTGGACAGGAAGCGCTGGCGCGTCACGGCCTCCTCGTCCTCGTAAGCCTCGACGGCGGCGGCGATCAGCGCGATCGCGGAGTGCCGGTGCGACACGAGGGCGCCCTGGGCGCGCACGCGGTCGATCCAGCCGGTGTCGGCGGACCCGTCGATCACCGCGGGCTCGTCGAGCAGCATGCGGACGAAGCCCTTGTTCGTCACGCCGCCCTCGATGATGACGGTCGTCTGGGTCATCGCGCGGCGCAGGCGGGCCAACGCCTCCGTGCGGTCACGGCCGTGGGCGATGATCTTGGCGATCATCGAGTCGAAGTCGGCGGGGATCGCGTCGCCCTCGCTGAACCCGGTGTCCACCCGGATGCCGGGGCCGCTGGGCAGCGCCAGCCGCGTGATCCGGCCGGGCGAGGGTGCGAAGTCGCGGTCGGGGTCCTCGGCGTTGAGGCGCGCCTCAACGGCGTGCCCCCACTCCTCGGGCGCGTCGCCTTCGAGCTTGCCGCCCGCCGCGATGTGCAACTGGGCCTTCACCAGGTCGACGCCGGTGGTGATCTCGGTGATCGGGTGCTCGACCTGCAGGCGCGTGTTGACCTCTAGAAAGGCGAACAGCCGCTCACCGGGGTGGTAGAGGAACTCGATGGTGCCCGCGCCCTGGTAGCCCACCGCGAGCACGAGCCGCTCGGCCGAGGCCTTCAGCTCGGCGACCTGCTCGGCGTCGAGGACCGGGGAGGCGGACTCCTCGATGATCTTCTGGTTGCGCCGCTGCACGGAGCAGTCGCGCACGCCCAGCGCCCACGCGGTGCCCTGCCCATCCGCGATGACCTGTACTTCGACGTGCCGGGCGCCCGTCACCAGGCGCTCCAGGAACACGACGCCACTGCCGAACGCGCGCGCGGCCTCCTGGCGCGTCAGCTCGTAGGCCCGGGTCAGCTCGTCGGCGTTGGCGACCATCCGGATACCACGACCACCGCCGCCCGCGGTCGCCTTCAGCATCAACGGGTAGCCGATCCGGTCCGCCGCCGCCTTCGCCTCCTCCAGCGTCTCCACCGGACCGCGGCTCCACGGCGCGACGGGCACGCCGACCTCTTCGGCGATCAGCTTCGAGCCGATCTTGTCGCCCAGCTTGCGCATCGCCTCGGCGCTCGGGCCGACGAACGTCACGCCGATCCCGGCGCACAGGTCGGCGAACGCCGGGTCCTCCGCCACGAAGCCCCAACCGACCCAGGCCGCGTCCGCACCGGTCTCGACCAGGGCTTTCTTGAGTACGGCGTGGTCCAGATAGGGCCGGTCCGCCGCGGGCCCCAAGTCGTAGGCGATGTCCGCCTCACGGACGAACGTGGCCGTCCGGTCGGAGTCCGTGTACAGGGCGACGGTCTCGATCCGTGTCCCTGTCTCCGCGGCTAGGTCCCGAACGGCGTGGATGAGCCGCATGGCGGCTTCACCGCGGTTGACGATGGCGACACGACTGAACACTGAGCAGGCCTTTCGAAGACGGTGAACATGGCGGCTACCCTCGCCCCGACCGGGGTACATACTCTTGGCTGCCCCCGGGATGCCGAAATGGCGGGGACTAAGCGTGTTTCGCGGCCGGAGTTGTGGGGATCGCACAGACGCATCCACCGGGATGGTGTGGCATGCGGCTGATGTGATCTTGGTCGCGCAGCGGCTCATGGACTCGGAGCCCGTTCCCGACCAGCCGCGGCCGAGGGGGTCCGTTTGTCAGGAAGCGACAAAGGCGGTAGGTGGGCCCGCTCTGGTGCCGGACATGATCCGATGGTGTTCGGAGGGTCTTCGGCGGGTCCGGAACCGGCCTGAGGTCCACATTGAGTTGATCTTGATGCGGGGCCGCGGGGTGCGCTGCCCAGGGTGTGTCCGGCCGCTGACGCCTCACCCGGCGTAGGTTCGGTCCAGTCGTGCGACGCCGAACCTCTGCCGATGCGCAGTCCGCGCCGGTGCGCGGCGCTGCTCTGCCGCGCATGTTGGCGTCTGCCGCCGTCACCGCTCTGCCCCTGCCGGAGTCATGGAAGTCCTGTGCCGAGCGCGCTGACCTGACGCCTGCCCGCTGCCGGTTACCTTGAAACCCTAACCGACGCGGACATATGAAGGGGCCAGGCGTGAGTGCCCGGCCTGTCGAGCTGGTCTGCCGAGCCGGTCATCGATCTTCACCTGCAGTGCGGTCAGAAGGTGTCGACATCTGTCGTCACAGACGGATCGTCGGCACCTTCGCCGTTCCCGGACCCCGAACGGCTCAGGACATACCCGTTCAGGCCATGTAGACGGGGGCGAGGTCGACGAATATGCGGTAGTCCGTGATCAGGCCGTCGTCGCGGGTGCGCCAGATCGACACGGCTACGACGCTGACATCCTTGCCGTCGAGCCGCCGGTAGGTCACCTCGGTCTCGGCGATGATGTCGGCGTCCACCTGCCAGTTCCTGACGATCCGGTGCCGCAGGCCGCCGATGGTGGAGAAGAACGCGCGCAACCCGGCGGCGATGGCCTCACGTCCCGCCATCGGCTCGGCGTTGCCGAACGCCAACGTGGCGTCCTCGGCCAGCAACCGCACGAACTCGCCGGGGTCGAACGAGTCGACTGACTGGAAGACGCGTCGCACCACATCGTCGGTCATGCCGATCCTTCCTCGCGCGGTCGGGATCACTGGTGGGGACGATACGGGGCCGA
This genomic interval carries:
- a CDS encoding nuclear transport factor 2 family protein produces the protein MTDDVVRRVFQSVDSFDPGEFVRLLAEDATLAFGNAEPMAGREAIAAGLRAFFSTIGGLRHRIVRNWQVDADIIAETEVTYRRLDGKDVSVVAVSIWRTRDDGLITDYRIFVDLAPVYMA
- a CDS encoding ATP-binding protein, whose product is MFSRVAIVNRGEAAMRLIHAVRDLAAETGTRIETVALYTDSDRTATFVREADIAYDLGPAADRPYLDHAVLKKALVETGADAAWVGWGFVAEDPAFADLCAGIGVTFVGPSAEAMRKLGDKIGSKLIAEEVGVPVAPWSRGPVETLEEAKAAADRIGYPLMLKATAGGGGRGIRMVANADELTRAYELTRQEAARAFGSGVVFLERLVTGARHVEVQVIADGQGTAWALGVRDCSVQRRNQKIIEESASPVLDAEQVAELKASAERLVLAVGYQGAGTIEFLYHPGERLFAFLEVNTRLQVEHPITEITTGVDLVKAQLHIAAGGKLEGDAPEEWGHAVEARLNAEDPDRDFAPSPGRITRLALPSGPGIRVDTGFSEGDAIPADFDSMIAKIIAHGRDRTEALARLRRAMTQTTVIIEGGVTNKGFVRMLLDEPAVIDGSADTGWIDRVRAQGALVSHRHSAIALIAAAVEAYEDEEAVTRQRFLSTAHGGRPQSQHDSGRALELKLRDVGYRVQVARIGGHRFRIGISAGGPEHAADVGIERFDEHSGQITVNGVRFKVVTSTHGPIHLVEVDGVTHRISRDEGGIVRSPVPALVVATPLQVGDEVEAGAPLLVVESMKMETVLRAPFRGRVRELAVSLGSQVEAGARLLRLEPLGDGDEAADPAAAAKEAELDLPSEPVDVPAAERAARALQDLRSLLLGFDIDPRDDKRLLADYLAARAELVAEGGHELAGEVELLRLFADLSELSRNRPAGEESKSASSVHSPREYFHTYLRYLDSDRSGLSDSFQQRLTQVLSRYGVEGLDRTPELEDAVFRIFLAQQRAAADVAVVTALLRQWVNEAPPAEADRVTVGLALEHLVAATQVRFPAVADLARGVVFAWFAQPLLRRTRAKVYTAVRKHLRHLDHHPDAPDRAERISAMVASPEPLVRLVGRRIGREGTDPVPLLEVLSRRYYGNRALSDIRVSKAVGCTFVVADHLTAAGGGRVVTTAVDFLALAQAVKAVDEFAGDGALVADLYLTWSDGPSDPDEMAARLREVLAAQQPSDRIDRITTTVAGNSGAVMHHHFTFRPSADGFVEERLLRGLHPRIAERMQLERLRDFDLTRLPSPDEEVYLFRAAARQNPSDERLVALGQVRDLTPLRDDEGRLVALPAAEDILATCLDAIRRAKKPGAKTSATNRIVIYVWPPTDLSPDDLNTVARRVLPTTAGAGLEEVLFLGRRRDSATGELVDIAVRIGYDMSSGVQLSVGPPPTEPIEPLDDYRQDVLRAHSRGTHHPYELTGMLAGPSGSFTEYDLDEHSNLVPVDRPKGRNTAALVAGVVSTPTPRHPEGMTRVVLLGDPTKALGALSEPECARVIAALDLAERMRVPLEWFALSAGARISMSSGTENMDWVAAALKRIVNFTQDGGEINVVVAGINVGAQPYWNAEATMLMHTKGILVMTPDSAMVLTGKQSLDFSGGVSAEDNHGIGGYDRIMGPNGQAQYWAPDIRGAREILMSHYDHSYVAPGESRPRTTATDDPVDRDVSTFPHAVPDSDFTTVGQIFSVESNPDRKKPFDIRTVMRALSDQDHPVLERWAGMAEADTAVVQDVHLGGRPVCLLGIESRSVPRRGFPPTDGPDTYTAGTLFPQSSKKAARAINAASGNRPLVVLANLSGFDGSPESMRRLQLEYGAEIGRAVVNFKGPIVFCVISRYHGGAFVVFSKALNPNMTVLAVEGSFASVLGGAPAAAVVFSRDVDKRTGNDPRVLALAARVAEAPAATRAALAAELAELRSSVRAEKLTEVATEFDRVHSIQRAVDVGSVDAIISCAELRPQIIEAVEKGLARQA